A section of the Harmonia axyridis chromosome 2, icHarAxyr1.1, whole genome shotgun sequence genome encodes:
- the LOC123673202 gene encoding endothelial differentiation-related factor 1 homolog yields MSDWDTVTVLKKRAPKASTMKSEQAVNAARRQGVQVDTQLKWGAGSNKQHVATKNTAKLDRETEELKHETVSLDLGKLIQQGRQAKNMSQKELATKINEKPQIITDYEAGRGIPNNIIIGKIERVLGIKLRGKDRGKALQLGDKK; encoded by the exons aTGTCTGATTGGGATACTGTAACCGTTCTAAAAAAGAGAGCCCCCAAGGCCTCAACAATGAAGAGTGAACAGGCTGTGAACGCCGCACGTCGTCAAGGTGTCCAAGTCGATACACAGTTGAAAT GGGGAGCTGGTAGCAATAAACAACATGTAGCCACAAAAAACACAGCAAAACTAGATCGTGAGACCGAAGAACTGAAGCATGAAACAGTCTCCTTGGATCTGGGAAAACTTATCCAACAAGGTCGTCAGGCCAAAAATATGAGTCAGAAGGAACTGGCCactaaaatcaatgaaaaaccaCAAATTATTACTGATTATGAAGCTGGAAGAGGCATTCCAAATAATATTATCATTGGAAAAATTGAACGAGTACTCGGAATTAAATTGAGAGGAAAAGACAGAGGAAAGGCACTACAACTTGGTGACAAAAAATAA
- the LOC123673199 gene encoding proteasome subunit beta type-1 encodes MSLMMNDSRPFFEDYSQKPMQRQFSPYADNGGSIIAIAGDDFVVIGADTRLSAGYSIYTRDQNKLFKLSTNTVLGCSGCWCDTLTLTRILSARMQMYEQEHNKTMSTPACAQMLSTMLYYKRFFPYYISNILAGLDSEGKGCVYSYDPIGHTERSTYKAGGSSGVLLQPLLDNQIGLSNMVNIPHIPLTIEKAVGILKDTFISAAERDIHTGDSIRINIITKDGIKEDSFELRKD; translated from the exons ATGTCTCTAATGATGAACGATTCTCGCCCATTTTTTGAAGATTATTCCCAAAAACCAATGCAGCGTCAATTTAGTCCATACGCTGATAATGGAGG gAGCATTATTGCGATAGCTGGTGATGATTTCGTTGTAATCGGGGCAGATACTCGTTTGAGTGCTGGATATTCAATATACACACGTGATCAAAATAAACTCTTCAAGTTATCAACAAATACTGTTTTGGGTTGTTCTGGTTGTTGGTGCGATACCTTAACTCTAACAAGAATTTTGAGTGCTCGTATGCAGATGTATGAGCAAGAGCATAATAAAACCATGTCGACTCCTGCTTGTGCTCAAATGTTGTCGACCATGCTTTATTACAAAAGATTCTTTCCTTATTATATTTCTAATATATTGGCAGGCTTGGACTCTGAAGGAAAAGGATGTGTTTACAGTTATGATCCGATAGGTCACACTGAGCGTTCAACTTATAAGGCAGGTGGGTCGTCAGGAGTTTTACTGCAACCCCTACTTGATAACCAGATTGGTTTGAGTAATATGGTGAATATTCCTCATATACCCTTAACTATTGAAAAAGCTGTTGGCATTTTGAAAGATACATTTATATCAGCAGCAGAAAGAGATATACATACTGGAGATAGTATCAGAATTAATATTATCACTAAAGATGGTATCAAGGAAGATTCTTTTGAACTGAGGAAagattaa
- the LOC123673200 gene encoding mitochondrial import inner membrane translocase subunit Tim23 isoform X1, whose translation MSNVSEDGDIYSSQGSSPFSGLTGAYKPFSSPYLNYDPGYLNQAQPEFIFLDGASKQRGRMELAFGQIGGSCMIGAAIGGATGFYNGLRATTLAGQTGKLRRTQLINHIMKKGSATANTFGSVAVIYSAFGVILSWVRGTDDDLNTITAATATGLLYKSTAGIKKCGIGGGIGLGVSLLYAFWNNRDKLTAIRTFNPAK comes from the exons atgtCTAATGTAAGTGAAGATGGTGATATCTATTCTAGTCAAGGAAGTTCACCTTTTTCTGGCTTGACAG GTGCTTACAAACCTTTTTCATCACCCTATTTGAATTACGATCCAGGATATTTGAATCAAGCACAACCGGAATTCATATTTCTGGATGGAGCAAGTAAACAGAGAGGCCGCATGGAACTGGCTTTCGGACAAATTGGAGGTTCCTGTATGATAGGAGCAGCTATAGGCGGTGCTACAGGTTTTTATAATGGCCTTCGTGCAACTACACTAGCAGGACAAACTGGAAAATTGAGGAGAACACA ATTAATAAATCATATAATGAAAAAAGGAAGTGCAACAGCTAACACCTTTGGATCAGTAGCTGTAATATATTCAGCTTTTGGAGTAATTCTATCATGGGTAAGGGGAACAGATGATGACCTTAACACAATAACAGCAGCAACAGCCACAGGTCTTTTATATAAATCTACAG CTGGTATCAAAAAATGTGGAATAGGCGGAGGTATAGGACTAGgagtttcattattatatgcTTTCTGGAACAATCGAGATAAGTTGACTGCAATAAGGACATTTAACCCAGC GAAATAA
- the LOC123673200 gene encoding mitochondrial import inner membrane translocase subunit Tim23 isoform X2 yields the protein MSNVSEDGDIYSSQGSSPFSGLTGAYKPFSSPYLNYDPGYLNQAQPEFIFLDGASKQRGRMELAFGQIGGSCMIGAAIGGATGFYNGLRATTLAGQTGKLRRTQLINHIMKKGSATANTFGSVAVIYSAFGVILSWVRGTDDDLNTITAATATGLLYKSTAGIKKCGIGGGIGLGVSLLYAFWNNRDKLTAIRTFNPA from the exons atgtCTAATGTAAGTGAAGATGGTGATATCTATTCTAGTCAAGGAAGTTCACCTTTTTCTGGCTTGACAG GTGCTTACAAACCTTTTTCATCACCCTATTTGAATTACGATCCAGGATATTTGAATCAAGCACAACCGGAATTCATATTTCTGGATGGAGCAAGTAAACAGAGAGGCCGCATGGAACTGGCTTTCGGACAAATTGGAGGTTCCTGTATGATAGGAGCAGCTATAGGCGGTGCTACAGGTTTTTATAATGGCCTTCGTGCAACTACACTAGCAGGACAAACTGGAAAATTGAGGAGAACACA ATTAATAAATCATATAATGAAAAAAGGAAGTGCAACAGCTAACACCTTTGGATCAGTAGCTGTAATATATTCAGCTTTTGGAGTAATTCTATCATGGGTAAGGGGAACAGATGATGACCTTAACACAATAACAGCAGCAACAGCCACAGGTCTTTTATATAAATCTACAG CTGGTATCAAAAAATGTGGAATAGGCGGAGGTATAGGACTAGgagtttcattattatatgcTTTCTGGAACAATCGAGATAAGTTGACTGCAATAAGGACATTTAACCCAGCGTAA
- the LOC123673198 gene encoding cell growth-regulating nucleolar protein: protein MVVFTCNHCGESLQKPKVEKHYSFVCRRNKFLTCVDCLKDFNGEEYGAHIKCITEEERYAAKGTYKNGIIKKGEVKQEQWSDMIRSILNGNTQLKPKCANLLNHIVNFTNVPRKKPKFMNFMKNTTGSRVDIATVEEVWNVIEEHKKKVSTSTQNILSKDEIKSDAPTANLKRKNIDTEEVNTSNLKKLKPEIVSEDGDKAANGDSENNATKGFQMKEEILNILNKKETISLIKLRKKVLKKSKASGEIDCEKFDKRFNKKLQKIPNVVIENDIVSIKNK, encoded by the exons ATGGTAGTGTTTACTTGCAATCACTGTGGTGAAAGCCTTCAAAAACCAAAAGTTGAAAAACATTACAGTTTTGTGTGTCGAAGAAATAAATTCTTAACATGTGTGGACTGTTTAAAAGACTTCAA TGGTGAGGAGTACGGTGCTCACATAAAATGTATAACAGAAGAAGAACGCTATGCAGCTAAAGGAACTTATAAAAATGGAATTATTAAGAAGGGTGAAGTGAAACAAGAACAGTGGTCTGATATGATTAGGTctattttgaatggaaatacACAATTGAAGCCCAAATGTGCCAATTTACTCAATCATATTGTTAATTTCACCAATGTTCCAAGGAAAAAACCTAAATTTATG aatttcatgaaaaataccACCGGGAGTAGAGTTGATATTGCTACAGTGGAAGAAGTGTGGAATGTGATTGaggaacacaaaaaaaaagtttctacaTCTACACAAAATATTTTGTCAAAAGATGAAATCAAATCTGATGCGCCTACTGCTAATTTAAAACGAAAAAACATAGATACAGAGGAGGTGAATacgtcaaatttaaaaaaattgaaacctgAAATTGTTTCTGAAGATGGTGATAAAGCAGCAAATGGAGACTCTGAAAATAATGCTACAAAAGGTTTCCAAATgaaagaagaaattttgaatattttaaataaaaaagaaacaatatcattgataaaattaagaaaaaaagtacTGAAGAAATCTAAAGCTTCTGGAGAAATAGATTGTGAAAAGTTTGACAAACGTTTCAACAAAAAGCTCCAAAAAATTCCCAATGTTGTAATAGAAAATGACATAgtctcaataaaaaataaataa
- the LOC123673204 gene encoding dynein regulatory complex subunit 3-like, giving the protein MQNTEDPCAQKVPRAIDDEFLQEKLLELTRCGEAGRLARIEGLPFDKAEIIQLEYCNILKLDHLWVLTNLKKLVLNNNLIDKIESIHMLIHLTHLDLSFNRLTKIEGLETLVNLEQLSLFDNQITEIENMGTLQKLVIFSIGRNLIAERNSVVYLRQLENLKSLNMAENPCSYEENFRLYVAAFLPQLVYYEYRFIQELEREVGMETFSEEYNQIVQKETVVKSLQAAKQKELADAQLHAKSFVEYLNTRAFFDSLFADDTEGKALLDIGEEMAELYIDFEENVIAECKSIFELGQDQYALRQIEIDLYNQSVETAKLENQKKSIAFMEEFLVQEEDIFEEIRQGQERFMQIANIEDYNKTVEIQAEIFQNVVHSTWKSLMKMELELFEQMVDVNETFEHTLTDLINNFIEAAQGLFTRIRDLEADFSDGVAEVAKRFQISLSMSEDVQIPPSLREMMSDKDALTNALGASHDIHTLLIDTREDTLINNARDWLEKLVTNLEKDETNRNRDKVMEISHFMDVQREEFDKLANAILENQVITLGLME; this is encoded by the exons ATGCAAAATACTGAAGATCCTTGTGCACAAAAAGTCCCTAGAGCTATAGATGATGAATTCTTACAGGAAAAATTACTTGAACTCACACGATGTGGAGAAGCAGGAAGATTGGCTCGGATTGAAGGATTACCTTTCGACAAGGCAGAAATTATTCAGTTGGAATACTGTA ATATACTGAAGCTCGATCATTTATGGGTATTGACAAACTTGAAAAAACTCGTCTTGAACAACAACTTGATAGATAAAATCGAAAGTATTCATATGCTGATACATCTCACCCATTTGGATTTATCGTTTAATAGATTGACGAAGATCGAAGGCTTAGAAACATTGGTCAATTTGGAGCAGCTAAGCTTGTTCGATAATCAGATAACAGAGATCGAAAATATGGGAACCCTCCAAAAATTGGTTATATTCAGCATCGGACGAAATCTCATCGCTGAAAGGAATAGT GTAGTATATTTACGACAActggaaaatttgaaatcgcTCAATATGGCAGAAAATCCTTGCTCTTACGAAGAGAACTTCAGATTATATGTTGCAGCATTTTTACCACAACTCGTATATTATGAGTACAGATTTATACAGGAATTGGAGAGGGAAGTAGGCATGGAGACGTTTAG CGAAGAATACAACCAAATAGTGCAAAAAGAAACCGTCGTGAAGTCTCTTCAAGCAGCCAAGCAAAAAGAACTGGCCGATGCTCAGCTTCACGCTaaaagttttgtggaatatttgAACACCAGAGCGTTTTTTGATTCCTTATTCGCTGACGATACTGAAGGAAAAGCATTATTGGATATTGGAGAGGAGATGGCAGAGTTGTACATCGATTTCGAAGAAAATGTGATAGCTGAATGCAAGTCGATTTTCGAACTAGGGCAGGATCAATATGCACTCCGACAGATTGAAATCGATCTTTATAATCAGAGCGTTGAAACAGCAAAATTAGAAAACCAAAAGAAGAGTATT GCTTTCATGGAGGAGTTTTTGGTACAGGAAGAAgacatatttgaagaaatccGCCAGGGACAAGAGAGATTCATGCAAATAGCAAACATTGAAGACTATAACAAAACAGTGGAAATTCAAGCTGAAATCTTCCAGAACGTAGTACATTCTACTTGGAAATCTCTGATGAAGATGGAGCTCGAATTGTTCGAACAAATGGTTGATGTAAATGAGACATTCGAACACACACTAACAGACCTTatcaataatttcattgaaGCCGCTCAGGGTCTCTTCACGAGGATCAGGGATTTAGAGGCCGATTTCAGTGATGGTGTCGCGGAAGTAGCGAAGAGATTTCAAATTTCGCTAAGTATGTCGGAAGATGTTCAAATTCCACCGTCATTACGTGag ATGATGTCCGATAAAGACGCTCTCACAAATGCTTTGGGAGCTAGCCATGATATTCATACACTTTTGATTGATACACGTgaggatacattaattaataaTGCAAGAGATTGGTTGGAAAAATTAGTAACCAATCTGGAGAA ggaCGAAACGAATCGAAACAGAGATAAAGTCATGGAAATAAGTCACTTCATGGATGTACAACGCGAGGAGTTTGATAAATTGGCTAACGCTATATTAGAGAATCAAGTTATAACACTTGGTTTGATGGAATGA